GCGCTCTGAAGTAAACCTAGTTTTGTTACCTTCATTCCATCTATAACAGCTTTAGCTGCTACAGTCCCACCCATTGAATGACCAAATACATAAAGCCCCTCTGTAAATATAGCACTATCTTGCATGGCTTTAACAAATCCACACACGATATCAGACAAACTACTTATTGTTTCAAGCGGATCTCCTCCAGATGCTCCATGTCCGGGATTATCCATTTGAAATACACAAACATCAGGTCTTAGCAAGGCTAATTCATTACACATGTCAGTGGTAGTTTCAGCATTACCGAGAGCTCCATGTAACACTAATACTGTTTTTTCAGGCAAGGTACTACCAGCATAACGACTATAATAAGCAATCGGAATGCCCCCCACTTCAATAACTGCTTTACCAACAACTACTGCATTTTTCGTCTCATTCATCACTAACAACCTCCAATAGTTTTAATAGAAATTTGTAGAACGACAAATAACCCCAAGCTGAGAAATGGGGAAAGGGGAATTGAGTTAGGTAATTTACCTGAGCGGAGTTTTGTATATCCGAGATACAGATATACGAAAATACACATCATTAACAATGCCGAAATAGTTCGCTCAAAACCTACACTCATTCCAATTAGAGCGATTAACTTAATATCTCCAGCTCCAAGAGCTCTTGGGTTGATCATGAAGACCAGGAACAACACTGCAGCCGGGACCAGTCCCCATAAATATTCAGGGCTGAATCCTATCCTGAGCACTAGCAATGATAATATTGCTGGGTACGTCAGCTTATTGGAGATCCGCCGCTCCGTGATATCCGTGTAGCTGAACCAGCAGCAAAGCATGATTAAGTGTATTATCAGCAACATATTTACTGTGGCCATCAATCTATACTCCTAGGTCCGGAAATAGCAGTTGCAGGCCGCAGATCACGATTACCTCCAGCAATGTACATAAGTTAGATATCATGTTTTCCTCCTTCATACGAGCTTTCCGTTACTTCACAAGTAAAACCCCACCGAGAACGATGGGGTTAGCTATTTATTTGGCCCGTCTTACATTCTGCACATCATCGTACATGCTGCCGTAGATTTCTACTTGCTTCGTAATACAAGTCACTAAGCTATTCATTCCTGCGGGATCAGTTGAAATTTTAATCCGGTAATAGCCATCTGTCGCATTCACAGAGGTCATGTATTTTCTGCTTTGATAGACTTTTCCAGAGTCAGAGGTGATCTTCGTTAAAGGTAACTCCCAGGTAGCGTTATTGCGGTCCCCGCTAGTCTTCTCCAGCTTAACTTGCCGCTCGTACTTCCAGTTCGAGTCATAGAAGGTAGCGTACACCGCATCAGGACCGTAGTAAGTTCCCCCTAACGGATAGGCTGTTCCTTCCAGGCCTGTCGGTATCTTAGTCTCCCAATTAGTGTTGTACGTTGTATTCACTTTAAGCTCAATGCCGTAACCGGCTCTGGTAATTGTATTGGCATCCTTTCCGCTTCTCTTGGCGTAAGGTATAATCTCCCAGGAACCCCGACTCTCCCTGTCCGTCTCTTTGGGGCGATTAAGATCTGTTGCTATGCCCTGCTTGGTGTTCACTTCTGCAGAGATCTTCAGATGCTCCTGGTACGTTACAGGAGTATTGCTCCAGTTAGGGTCACCGTAGTCGGTGTAGTACTCAGTGAAATAGTGAGTCTTACCATCCGCCGTTGTGTAGCTTGAAGTGTAATACTTCGTAGGATAACCAGTGATCACTGGATAGGATACAGACCATTCGCCAGCAGCCTCCGGCTGATTACATTCGCTTCCACTTCCTGAAGCTCCTGAGACGACACTACAGCCTGTCGTGACTATGTTATTGCTCCTATTCTGATCTACCTTTTCTTTCTCGGGATCAACGGAGAGCGTAAGATTGTGAATTCCTGTCGAGGTGCCTGTCCAATTAAAAGGACCCACGGTTAGCGTCTGACCCGCAGCAAAAGATTTTCGCGTCTCATAGATTTTGCTGGCGTTATCGTATAAGCGAATGAGCACATCATTCTGGTCAACTTCGCTGTCGTTCTTCACCTTGCCGGTGATGCTTGAATGGCCTCCCTTGGTGATGGAACTTGGAGATGCTGTGATCGATACCGCAATGAGATCCGCCTTCGGAGCTACACGTTCAATCATCCATTCCCCATGTAGCTTATTGTTGTTGTACGCTGCTGCCGGTGACTCTAGCGCCCGATCCTGATGCACCGGATTGTTAATCGTAGCATCGACTTTGATGTAGTACTTCCCTGGATTATCACCAATTTCGATTTTACCGAGCATGTAGTTGAACTCCTGCCCATTCACTATTGTCGCAGGAAGAGATTGGTTCATCGAAGCCAGCGAAAACTCTGCGGTAAGTACACCGCCAATCTTGACTGCAGCATTCATTGGCATCCCCCGCGTATTCGCATAATCGGAAGCCATAATATCATCTCCGTCATAACGGAACTTCACCCATAGCTGTCCACCGTCCGTAAGAGTCAACTTGGTAGGAACGAAGTCCAATGCTTGCTCATCTGGAAGCGTAATGCTCTTAATGGCTGTCCGGCCATAACCATCATCCACGATGATATCTACGTCTTTGCCGAGGACTTTGGAGATATCCTTCGCATTCACGCTTACATTGCCGTTATAGACCGTTTCAGCAGTGTGAATGAGTTTACCATCCGTTAGACTAACCACTTTGGATAAGTCCGGAAAAGCCCCCTTCGGGACTGCGATCACCCGAATATCCCGTTCAGAGTATCCGTAGGAGGAGAAAGTGATATTCAATGCGTTACCTTCAACATTACTTTGGAAAAGTATCTTTACGAATATCTTGAGACTCACGCAAAACCAAATTTTAAACCAACATCATACGATACAGAAAAAACTATTATCGAAGCCCGAATTATTCCGGTACTCGGCAAAGTAAAATTGCAGGCACTTACCCCGCGTGCCATCAAGGGTTTTTATGCTGAACTCAGAAAGAAATATTCAAAAGATTATGAAGAACATTCTCGGAGTGCTGAAACGCGCGCTTAGACTTGCCTATACAGAATCGGGGTTACTGGCAGAAGACATCATGAGTAAAGTGTCCATGCGGAGCAAAGTAAATGTAAACGAACAAAAAGAAATGCATTCTGGACCATTGAGGAATTTACTCACTTTTTGCAATTCTCAAAACATCATGTTCACCACATTGCTTTTTCATTAGCAATATACACTGGAATGCGGCGCGGTGAAATTCTGGGGCTCCGATGGAAAGATATTGATTTCGAAAAGAAAGAGCTGAAGGTTATTCAAACAGCGAATTGGACGCGGGATGGATTGGTGATCCGGCGGCCCAAGACAAATGATTTGATCCGGCGGGTCAAGCTCTTTCAAAACTCAATAAATTCGCAGAAAAACAGCTCGAAACTGTAGAATAAAAATCTTCGTTAGCAAATCCGTTAGCAAGCTAAAAAATACGGCCTTTCTCGGCACAAGTATATTCAATCCTATCAGCCTACATACAGCAAAAAACCCTTACATAGTAAGGGTTTAAGTGAAGTGGGCCCTACAGGACTCGAACCTGTGACCAATCGGTTATGAGCCGACCGCTCTAACCAACTGAGCTAAGGGCCCGGACTAGGATATCCGTTATATACAAGTGCTGTCCGGTGGGAAGGTAATTGCGGGGGCAGGATTTGAACCTGCGGCCTTCGGGTTATGAGCCCGACGAGCTACCGGGCTGCTCCACCCCGCGTCAGTTCACAAATATTCAAACAGCGACAATAGATAATATACAATATAGACAGGGATAAAGTCAAGGAGGATTTTGGTTTTTATGGGCTAAGGCAGAAAACGTACGCCATACCGGCCCTTGCGCGAACGGTATATTTCCACAAAACGCGGATCATGATACCCGTAGATCCAGCCGTCCTGCTCCAATCTTTTGGCGAGACAGCCTGCTTGAAACCGAGTTCTGAACAGCTTGGCGAAATAGATCCAATTCATGATGCCTTCTTCTCCTTCATCTCAGATAATGTATGCCCCGGTGCTACTTATCATGCCCAGTCTTGCAATAAAATCTGTGGATTGCCGTGCGGAGAGGATGGCAATTTCTGTGCGTGCTGCTTCAACCCTTGGATTACAGACGCTGCTGAGTATAAGCGGGAATAGTCCAGGAGTGGAGCAGATGATGATGAGGCTCGAATCGGAAACAGTTGGATTTTGCACACTTGCTTTGCCGAAATTTGTTGGTTTCAAGGAAATAAGTGGATTTATGTTATCTAAATTCTGGTGGTTTCTTCGTTATCGTCTGTTTCGGGCAGCAACAAGTGTCTTTTATCCAACTACAATCCTCAAAAGCTTGAGTATGTATCCAATAGTTGCTCTAATTCCACTTGCTTCCCCAGAGGAGGATCTTACATCACGTCGTCAAAAGCCGAAGGCCCAAGGAAACAAAAGAAGCCCTATCCCCCAACAACGGGGAACCAGGCTTCTCTCTGCTACCACAACCCTACACGCCGAAGGCGGCAGGGTCCTTGCGCCAGGATTGCAGCAGCGCTACGTCGCTCTCGGCAATCTTGCCTTGAGCCAGCGCTACATTAATTAGCGTGCTGTAGTTGGACAGGCTCTGCAGCGGGAGTCCGGCTGCGGCGAAGGCATCTACGGCGCGGTCCAGCTCGTAGCTGAAGATGGCCAAGACGGCCAGCGGGAGGCCGCCTGCTTCCTGCACAGCCTGTGCGGCCTTGATTGAGCTGCCGCCGGTGGAGATCAGGTCCTCGATGACGATGACCTTCTGGCCGGGGGCGATCAGCCCTTCGATCTGGTTCTGCTTGCCGTGGCCCTTGGCCTTGTCGCGGATATATGCCATCGGCAGACCGAGCTTATCGGCCACCCAGGCGGCGTGCGGGATACCGGCGGTTGCTGTCCCGGCAATGACCTCAGCGTCCGGATAGCTGGCTCTGATCAGCTCTGCGAAGGCATCCGCTATGTAGTTGCGTACGGCCGGGAAAGACAAAGTCAGACGATTGTCGCAGTAGATCGGCGACTTGATGCCGGAGGTCCAGGTGAATGGCTCCTGCGGGCGCAGGGCCACCGCTCCGATCTCCAGCAGATGGCTGGCTACCTGCTCACTTCGATTCTGGAATTCGCTCATGCTTGGCTCATCTCCTCAATAATAGTTAATGCCGCAGCGCGCGGGTCTGCCGCTGCTGTAATTGGGCGGCCTACTACCAGATAGTGGCTGCCCTGCTGAATGGCTTGTCCGGGAGTCATAACCCGGGACTGGTCGTCCAGGGATGCACCGGCCGGACGGATGCCCGGAGTGACCGTGCGGAAGTCCGGTCCGCAGGCCGCAGCAATGACTGCGGATTCCTGCGGCGAAGCAACCACGCCGTGCAGCCCGGCCTGCGCTGCAAGCTTCGCGTAACGAACGACTGTATCAGTCACTGTTCCGCTAATACCGATCTCACTGTTCATTACTTCCTGGCTGGTGCTGGTCAGCTGGGTGACCGCAATGATCAGCGGCATGTGCAGCGACGGCTTCAGGCTGACCGCCTTAGCTGCTCCTTCCAGTGCAGCGGCCATCATAGCAGCTCCCCCGGCGGCATGGACGTTGAACATGTCCACACCAAGCCCGGTCAGACTCTCTGCGCCGCCACGGACGGTGTTTGGGATATCGTGCATTTTGACATCCAGGAACACCGAATAGCCGCGCTCCTTCAGCTCCCGGATGAAATCCGGCCCCGCCGCATAGAACAGCTGCATTCCAACCTTCATGTAACAGGGAATGCCTTCGAGCTGCTCAATCAGCACTCTTGCCTGAGCTGCATCCGGGTAATCCAGAGCAACCATCAGGCGTCCGGCCATTTCATTCCACTTCTCAATCTGTCCGACATTCTCATGCCCCTGCTGCTGCTCTGCTGCTGTCCGCTCCATTCGCCAACCTTCTTTCTTCGTTATGTTATCCATCGCCCCAAGCTGCAAGGTCCCGGGCATAGGTGAACGGTCTGCGCTAACGCAAACCGTCCCTGTAGCAGCCGGTCAAGGCTGCCTTCACCCTATTATCTTATTGTCCGACAAAAGCGGGCATCGACTGTGACGAGAAGTTAATCGTCTGCAGCATTCTCAGCAGCGCCGTTACCGTATCGAGCGAGGTCATACATACGACGCCGTTCTCAACCGCTTCACGGCGGATGCGGAAGCCGTCACGCTCAGGGGTTTTACCCTTGGTCAGTGTATTGAAGACGAAGTTCGCCTGGCCGCCGCGGATCAGGTCCAGAATGGTCGGCTCACCCTCATCCAGCTTGTTGACGTTCATGACGTTCAGCCCGGCCTGCTCCAGCGCGGAGGCGGTGCCGCCGGTGGCAATGATTTTGTAACCCATCGCATGGAAGCCCTTCATCAGTTCAACCGCTTCAGCCTTGTCTTTGTCCGCTACCGTAACGATGATTGCTCCGGTGGCCGGAATCTTCATGCCTGCCCCGATCAGCCCTTTGTACAGCGCCTTGGCATACAGCTTGTCGCGGCCCATGACCTCACCGGTCGATTTCATCTCCGGCCCGAGGGTCGGCTCTACTCTGCGCAGCTTGGCAAAAGAGAACACCGGCACCTTCACCGATACATATTCGCTCTCCGGCCACAGCCCTTCGGTATAACCGTCTTCCTTCAGCTTGCCGCCCAGAATAACCTTGGTCGCCAGATTCGCCATCGGAATGCCGGTTACCTTGCTCAGGAACGGAACGGTACGCGAGGAGCGCGGATTCACTTCAATGACATACACTTCGTTCTGGTAGATGACGAACTGGATGTTAACCAGCCCAACCGTCTTCAGCTCTTTGGCAATCTTGATGGTGATCTCGGAAATCTTCTGCTTGAGTCCTTCATCCAGCGTCTGCGGCGGATAGACGGCGATGGAGTCGCCGGAGTGCACCCCTGCGCGTTCCACATGCTCCATAATCCCCGGAATGACCACGGTCTCGCCGTCACAGATGGCATCGACCTCGACTTCCTTGCCCAGCATGTAACGGTCGATCAGCACCGGATGCTCCGGATTCACCTTAACCGCCTCCACCATGTAGCTCAGCAGCTCGGTGTCATTGTAGACAATCTCCATAGCCCGGCCGCCCAGAACATAAGATGGACGAACCAGCACCGGATATCCGAGCGATTGGGCGGTAGCCACGGCTTCGTCAATGTTGACCACCGTCTTACCCTTCGGCTGTGCGATATCCAGACGGGCCAGCAGTGCTTCGAACTTCTTGCGGTTCTCGGCCTCGTCGATGCTCTCCAGGCTGGTACCAAGAATATTCACGCCCGCAGCAGCCAGCGGTGCCGCCAGGTTAATGGCCGTCTGTCCGCCGAACTGGACGATAACCCCGATAGGATTCTCTTGGGCAATCACGTTCATAACATCCTCAAAGAACAGCGGCTCAAAGTACAGCCGGTCCGAGGTATTGAAATCCGTCGATACGGTCTCCGGATTGTTATTGATAATAACCGCTTCGTAGCCGGCGTTCTGAATCGCCCATACCGCATGCACGGTGGAGTAGTCGAATTCAATCCCCTGGCCGATACGGATCGGGCCGGAGCCAAGCACAATCACCTTCTGCTTGTCGGAATGAATGACTTCATTCTCCGTCTCGTAAGTCGAATAGTAGTATGGCGTAGAAGCTTCGAATTCTGCGGCGCAGGTGTCGACCATTTTGAACACAGGTACCAGACCCTGCTGCAGACGCATTACGCGCACTTCCGATTCTTTGGTGAATGCTCCGCCCGGACGTCCTTCAGCACGAATCTCGGCAATCGCCCGGTCCGTGAAGCCCTTGCGCTTGGCCTGATACAGTGTATCCGCCGACAGGGTCTCTTCGGCCCGCAGCTGATCCTCGAATTGGACAAGTCCTTCGATCTTGGAGAGGAACCACCAGTCCACCTTGGTAATATCCTGAATCTCCTGCAATTCGTAGCCGCGGCGGAACGCTTCGGCAATCAGGAACAGTCGCTCATCATCGGCCTTAGCCAGTCTGGTACGCAGCACACTGTCCTCCAGCTGCTCTGCTCCCGGCAGGCGGAAACGGTGTACCCCGATCTCCAGGGAACGGATAGCCTTATGGATCGACTCTTCAAACGTGCGGCCAATCGCCATCACTTCCCCGGTCGCCTTCATCTGGGTTCCGAGCTTACGGTTCGCCGAGGTGAATTTGTCGAACGGCCAGCGCGGGATTTTGCTGACGATGTAATCGAGCGTAGGCTCGAAGCAGGCATAGGTCTGCCCGGTAACCGGGTTGACGATCTCATCCAGCGTGTAGCCGAGGGCGATTTTGGCAGCCATTTTGGCAATCGGGTAACCGGTCGCCTTGGAGGCCAGCGCCGAGGAACGGCTGACGCGCGGATTCACTTCAATCACATAGTACTGATAGCTGTGCGGGTCGAGAGCGAACTGTACGTTACAGCCGCCTTCGATGTTCAGCGCGCGGATAATCTTCAGGGAAGCGCTGCGCAGCATCTGATACTCACGGTCAGACAGTGTCTGGCTTGGCGCTACAACGATACTGTCGCCAGTATGTACGCCAACCGGATCAAAGTTCTCCATGTTACAGACGACGATGCAGTTGTCATTCGCGTCACGCATAACCTCGTATTCGACTTCCTTCATGCCGGCGATGCTCTTCTCCACCAGACATTGGCCGATCGGGCTGTAGCGGATACCTGCCTTGACGGTCTCAACCAGTTCCTCTTCGTTGTCGCAGATCCCGCCTCCGGTTCCGCCCAGCGTATAAGCCGGACGCACGATCAGCGGATAGCCGATGCCGGAAGCGAAGCCCAAGGCTTCTTCGACACTGGTAATAATCGCACTCTCCGGTACCGGCTGGTCCAGCTCACGCATCAGCTCGCGGAACAGATCGCGGTCCTCTGCCTTCTCGATGGAGTCCAGCTGGGTGCCCAGCAGCTTCACGTTCTCCTGCTTCAGGACTCCGGCACGGGCCAGCTCCACCGCCATGTTCAGCCCGGTCTGGCCGCCCAGTGTCGGCAGCAGCCCGTCAGGACGCTCCTGGCGGATGATGCCGGTGACGAATTCAAGCGTAATCGGTTCGATGTATACTTTGTCAGCCATATTCGTATCGGTCATAATTGTGGCCGGGTTGCTGTTGATCAGCACAACCTCCACGCCTTCTTCTTTCAGCGCCTGGCAGGCCTGAGTTCCGGCGTAGTCGAATTCAGCCGCTTGGCCGATGACAATCGGACCGGAGCCGATGACCAGGATTTTTTTGAGTTTCTCGTTCTTAGGCATTATTATAGAGCTCCTTTCACGGCTTCAAGCTGGGGGTGAGATGATTTCGGTGCCGTGATTCTGGCATTCGCCGCAAGCTGCGCCTGGCGTGAGCCGGCCGGAAGCGATGCCTTGTGCTCGGCGATCAGCTGCAGGAACCGGTCGAACAGATAGCTGCTGTCATGCGGGCCCGGCGCCGCTTCCGGGTGGTACTGCACCGAGAAAGCGGGATAGCGGGTATGCTTCAGACCTTCAACGGTCTTGTCGTTGTTATTGATA
This region of Paenibacillus sp. FSL K6-1096 genomic DNA includes:
- a CDS encoding A24 family peptidase → MATVNMLLIIHLIMLCCWFSYTDITERRISNKLTYPAILSLLVLRIGFSPEYLWGLVPAAVLFLVFMINPRALGAGDIKLIALIGMSVGFERTISALLMMCIFVYLYLGYTKLRSGKLPNSIPLSPFLSLGLFVVLQISIKTIGGC
- the pyrE gene encoding orotate phosphoribosyltransferase, coding for MSEFQNRSEQVASHLLEIGAVALRPQEPFTWTSGIKSPIYCDNRLTLSFPAVRNYIADAFAELIRASYPDAEVIAGTATAGIPHAAWVADKLGLPMAYIRDKAKGHGKQNQIEGLIAPGQKVIVIEDLISTGGSSIKAAQAVQEAGGLPLAVLAIFSYELDRAVDAFAAAGLPLQSLSNYSTLINVALAQGKIAESDVALLQSWRKDPAAFGV
- a CDS encoding tyrosine-type recombinase/integrase, translated to MQFSKHHVHHIAFSLAIYTGMRRGEILGLRWKDIDFEKKELKVIQTANWTRDGLVIRRPKTNDLIRRVKLFQNSINSQKNSSKL
- a CDS encoding alpha/beta hydrolase; this encodes MNETKNAVVVGKAVIEVGGIPIAYYSRYAGSTLPEKTVLVLHGALGNAETTTDMCNELALLRPDVCVFQMDNPGHGASGGDPLETISSLSDIVCGFVKAMQDSAIFTEGLYVFGHSMGGTVAAKAVIDGMKVTKLGLLQSAASWPSMAPFSEMSGDQLVAAFQQMMIGEFEAINNQERTRDLIARIPDMSVSAAACIADIKALQSCDLTDMLPKLDVPTLVVHSGTDMTATAESSKCLLAGIVGSLSYYLEFGTHTSVIGEYKKVAKCIANYI
- the carB gene encoding carbamoyl-phosphate synthase large subunit gives rise to the protein MPKNEKLKKILVIGSGPIVIGQAAEFDYAGTQACQALKEEGVEVVLINSNPATIMTDTNMADKVYIEPITLEFVTGIIRQERPDGLLPTLGGQTGLNMAVELARAGVLKQENVKLLGTQLDSIEKAEDRDLFRELMRELDQPVPESAIITSVEEALGFASGIGYPLIVRPAYTLGGTGGGICDNEEELVETVKAGIRYSPIGQCLVEKSIAGMKEVEYEVMRDANDNCIVVCNMENFDPVGVHTGDSIVVAPSQTLSDREYQMLRSASLKIIRALNIEGGCNVQFALDPHSYQYYVIEVNPRVSRSSALASKATGYPIAKMAAKIALGYTLDEIVNPVTGQTYACFEPTLDYIVSKIPRWPFDKFTSANRKLGTQMKATGEVMAIGRTFEESIHKAIRSLEIGVHRFRLPGAEQLEDSVLRTRLAKADDERLFLIAEAFRRGYELQEIQDITKVDWWFLSKIEGLVQFEDQLRAEETLSADTLYQAKRKGFTDRAIAEIRAEGRPGGAFTKESEVRVMRLQQGLVPVFKMVDTCAAEFEASTPYYYSTYETENEVIHSDKQKVIVLGSGPIRIGQGIEFDYSTVHAVWAIQNAGYEAVIINNNPETVSTDFNTSDRLYFEPLFFEDVMNVIAQENPIGVIVQFGGQTAINLAAPLAAAGVNILGTSLESIDEAENRKKFEALLARLDIAQPKGKTVVNIDEAVATAQSLGYPVLVRPSYVLGGRAMEIVYNDTELLSYMVEAVKVNPEHPVLIDRYMLGKEVEVDAICDGETVVIPGIMEHVERAGVHSGDSIAVYPPQTLDEGLKQKISEITIKIAKELKTVGLVNIQFVIYQNEVYVIEVNPRSSRTVPFLSKVTGIPMANLATKVILGGKLKEDGYTEGLWPESEYVSVKVPVFSFAKLRRVEPTLGPEMKSTGEVMGRDKLYAKALYKGLIGAGMKIPATGAIIVTVADKDKAEAVELMKGFHAMGYKIIATGGTASALEQAGLNVMNVNKLDEGEPTILDLIRGGQANFVFNTLTKGKTPERDGFRIRREAVENGVVCMTSLDTVTALLRMLQTINFSSQSMPAFVGQ
- the pyrF gene encoding orotidine-5'-phosphate decarboxylase, which produces MAGRLMVALDYPDAAQARVLIEQLEGIPCYMKVGMQLFYAAGPDFIRELKERGYSVFLDVKMHDIPNTVRGGAESLTGLGVDMFNVHAAGGAAMMAAALEGAAKAVSLKPSLHMPLIIAVTQLTSTSQEVMNSEIGISGTVTDTVVRYAKLAAQAGLHGVVASPQESAVIAAACGPDFRTVTPGIRPAGASLDDQSRVMTPGQAIQQGSHYLVVGRPITAAADPRAAALTIIEEMSQA
- a CDS encoding N-terminal phage integrase SAM-like domain-containing protein, coding for MEKYLYEYLETHAKPNFKPTSYDTEKTIIEARIIPVLGKVKLQALTPRAIKGFYAELRKKYSKDYEEHSRSAETRA
- a CDS encoding CARDB domain-containing protein, giving the protein MNITFSSYGYSERDIRVIAVPKGAFPDLSKVVSLTDGKLIHTAETVYNGNVSVNAKDISKVLGKDVDIIVDDGYGRTAIKSITLPDEQALDFVPTKLTLTDGGQLWVKFRYDGDDIMASDYANTRGMPMNAAVKIGGVLTAEFSLASMNQSLPATIVNGQEFNYMLGKIEIGDNPGKYYIKVDATINNPVHQDRALESPAAAYNNNKLHGEWMIERVAPKADLIAVSITASPSSITKGGHSSITGKVKNDSEVDQNDVLIRLYDNASKIYETRKSFAAGQTLTVGPFNWTGTSTGIHNLTLSVDPEKEKVDQNRSNNIVTTGCSVVSGASGSGSECNQPEAAGEWSVSYPVITGYPTKYYTSSYTTADGKTHYFTEYYTDYGDPNWSNTPVTYQEHLKISAEVNTKQGIATDLNRPKETDRESRGSWEIIPYAKRSGKDANTITRAGYGIELKVNTTYNTNWETKIPTGLEGTAYPLGGTYYGPDAVYATFYDSNWKYERQVKLEKTSGDRNNATWELPLTKITSDSGKVYQSRKYMTSVNATDGYYRIKISTDPAGMNSLVTCITKQVEIYGSMYDDVQNVRRAK